The Silene latifolia isolate original U9 population chromosome Y, ASM4854445v1, whole genome shotgun sequence sequence TGAATAATAATGTCATTGAAGATGATCAAGTTGGCAATGAAGTCGGGGTTCGTTTATTCAAGCAAGCTCCTGTTGGTATAGTGTTTGATCATCAAGGTATACCTATGATTTTCTTGAGCTTTATCCGTTCAGTAGGCTTAATTTTGAATATGATTGTTTTGTTTGAATAACATCGTTTTTGCTTGCAGTTGAACTCATGGGACCCACAAAAAAACCGAGAATCCTTCCTGgagaagaggttgatgaaaaaTCAAAGAAGGTTTACTCTTGCTCTAGTACCCTTTCCTTTGAAGATTTTTCTTGTGATGCATGCACTAAAGCAGTTTGGGGGGAACAGAAATTTCAATCAAAGAGGAAATGTATTTTGATGTTGGGGGGCCAAcgaggaaaaaaaaaaatgaagacaatctttgtttttaaccataaattgcCATGAGAAAATATGGACTATTGCCGCTTAACTAAGAGTATCTATATGCAATTTAAGGCAAACTTTTTGAAGTATTACCGCTCCCTTCTTCCGCCTCATGATATGAGTGACTACTGATTATCCGCCTTTTCCATCTACATGGCTGCAGTTCAAAAGAAAACTAAGATGTGTTGCAGTTGAGGGGACAGATATCTTAGCTGTTGCAGAACAGGCACGTCAAAAGGCTAAAGCTAGATCGGAAGCCAAAGAAGCGGCTGCTAAAGAAGCTGCTAAGAGAGAGGAAGAAAGGGTAGCCGAATTAAAGAAAATCAGAGGGGAAAGATGGCTCCCATCCATGGCTAAAGAAATGCAGTTGCAACGTCAAGACCGTAAAGTTTAGATACCAGACCTTCTGGTGTTCCTGTAACATCTTCCCTTCTCCCAAATTTCTTTTGCTCTAATTTTTCGTTTTTAGGCTTGCAATGAGGTTCATAACCAAATTTTGTGCGTTCCTCTTTATGTTCGTCATGTTTTAAGGTGTTtgcatcaattgtttacaaattGGGCGATGCTGTGAGCTTAGCTTCAAAAGACTCATATTTTGGTAGTCTCTGTAATTGACAACATTTCAGGTTCTTCATGAATACGATTATTTTGATTAGTTTAGTCAGTTGTTAACCTTCTAATTACTGTGACCTTTTTCCAGAGAATTAAGCTAGAATTATGGAGCAAAAGAGTTGAATTACTGTCTTTACATAGTATGGTGCTTTACGCCTTTACATACCTATTCATAGCAGCTTTGTAACTTTAAACTCTATACTAACAATTAACTAACCCCCGAAAAGGCTACGGTTATCCTCGGTGTATAAAATCTTCTATACACTGCGAGTAATATCATGACATATGGCAATGGTGAGGCATGAAATAGAATCTTTTGCTTTGTTATATTTGGGAAGCCAAATTTTAGaaaatcaaattttaaattttctttCTCATATTATTGTTAGTATTTTTTTTATaccatattttttttaatttttctgaTTTGGGAAGATAATATTCTCACTTTTTCCTCTTTAACGTTATCAATACACTATACACTCGACGTTATTAGTTGTATGTAATCAAATGAAATCGATTCATTGACGCTATTATCCGTTTAAAAGAATTAACGTATGAATGAatgttcaaattttttttaaccAAAGTAAACTTTATGACTTTATTGAtaacggtttttctaacctataccCACTAGGCATAAAATAAGAAACCAAAATAGAAAAGAATTAAATGCTATTTTTATGGGAAATGGCTATGATAATAAATTGTTGGTGTAGAAAATTTAGAAGATATGGTCATATGGACAAAGATTTTGTTAGTTATaatattatttttaattatggtaaatata is a genomic window containing:
- the LOC141629966 gene encoding uncharacterized protein LOC141629966, whose amino-acid sequence is MSNSSSSEEDGNKEWKAAINDIASSTPGPTSKPGPTPSDDNDDSHFLQPQPIKHYQIKAQKVLDDMLEKSLFLVKDSNHVNNNVIEDDQVGNEVGVRLFKQAPVGIVFDHQVELMGPTKKPRILPGEEVDEKSKKFKRKLRCVAVEGTDILAVAEQARQKAKARSEAKEAAAKEAAKREEERVAELKKIRGERWLPSMAKEMQLQRQDRKV